The DNA sequence GAACACGACGACCCGCCACTGGCCGGTGACGTCCTTCTCGCGGAGGGCCTCCACGAGCCGGTGACCGACCATGCCGTGACCGACCACCACCAGCGTTCGCGTCATGGGACCAATCCCTTCTTCTGCCCAGGTCAATGCTCACCGGGCACCGTGTCGTGCCAAGGTCGCGAATGTTGCGCAGGCGTTAAAGGAGCCTCACGCCGCACTTCAGAGGGTTGTGTGGGTCACACGCCGGCGTAGGCGAGGCTCGGCACGCGCGCGAACACGCGCCGCCGCATGTAGAACCACCACGTGGTGGCCATGCACAGGCCGTAGAAGACCAGGAACGCGGTGAGCGCGGGCGCCAGGGTCTTGCTGCCCTCGAGCGAGAACTTGAACACCAGGTTCACCAGCACGCCGCCGAACGCGCCGACCGCGCCCGCGATGCCGACCACGGCCGCGGCCTGCCGCTTGGCCGACCGGAGGTCGTCGGTCTGCGCGGCGAAGATGGCCGGGATCATCCGGTAGGTCGAGCCGTTGCCGACGCCGGCCAGCACGAACAGCGCGATGAACGAGCCGAAGAACAGCGCGAAGCTGCGGACCTCGATGCTGACCAGCAGGCTGACCGTGCCGACGGCCAGGCCGAGGAACACGGCCATGGAGATCCGCGCGCCGCCGAACCGGTCGGCGAGCCACCCGCCGAACGGCCTGCTCACCGAGCCGATGAGGGCGCCGAGGAAGGCCAGCCCGACGAAGCTCTTGTAGTCCACGAAGCTGAGCTTGATCAGCGACGGGAACGCGAACGAGAAGCCGATGAACGAGCCGAACGTGCCGATGTAGAGGAACGACATCACCCACGTGTGCTTGTTCGACATCGCCTTCTTGTACGACGAGCCGTCCGGCTTGGCCTGGGCGAGGCTGTCCATGAGGAACCACGAGCACACCGACGAGACGATGATGAACGGCATCCAGAACAGCGCCGCGTAGGCCAGGTTGATGCCCGTGCCCAGGGAGATGACGATCGGCACGACGAGCTGCACCATGGCCACGCCGAGGTTGCCGCCGGCGGCGTTGAGACCGAGCGCCAGGCCCTTCTTCCCCTCGGGGTAGAAGAACGAGATGTTGGCCATGGAGGACGAGAAGTTGCCACCCCCGAAGCCCATCGCGGCGGACGTGAGCAGGAAGAACCAGTACGGGGTGCCCGGGTTCGACACCGCGACCGCCAGCATCGTGGTGGGGATCAGCAGCAGGCCGGCGCTGATCGTGGTCCACGCCCGCCCGCCGAACCTGGGCACCGCGAACGTGTAGGGGATGCGCAGCACCGCGCCGACCAGGTTGGGCACGATCAGCAGCCAGAACGTCTGGCCGACGCTGAAGCTGAAGCCCACCGACCCCAGGCTCACGACGACGATGCTCATCAGGCTCCACACGGTGAAGCCCAGGTTCTCCGCCAGGATGGAGAAGAACAGGTTCTTGCGGGCGATCCTCTTGCCGGTCGCCTCCCAGAACGACGGGTCTTCCGGCTCCCAGTGCTCGATCCACCGACCACCGCGCTTCGCCTGAGGCGCAACGCTCTTGGTCTCCACAACCGTGCTCATCGAACCCTCCCGAACACCGTTTTCCCGTTGCGGGAACCGTAAGAACGGCCCGTTACCCCGACGTTCGGACAGGTGTCGTCGGCGGCAACTCCCGCGCACATCAAGCGGATTGCGGCTGTGAGGCGGCGAGCCAGTCGACGATGCCGCACACCGCGTCCTTGCAGCCGCCGCAGCCCGTGCCGGCGCGCGTGACCTCGGCGATCGAGGACAGCGTCGTCGCACCCGCCCGCCAGGCGCCGACGAGCTGGCCCTTGCTGACCGTGTTGCACCGGCACACCACCGCGGCCGCGGGCAGGTCGGCCGGGCTGGCCACGTTCTCGGCGGGCAGCGCGCGGCCCAGCAGCAGCGCGAGCCGGTCGGTCGGCGCGGGCAGGCCGCGGTCGTACAGCTGGGTGATGGCCGCCGCCGCGTCCGGCGCGCCGAGCACGATCGCGCCGGTGACCCGGTCGTCGCGCAGCACGAGCTTGGCGTACCGGCCGCGCGCCGGGTCCTGGAAGCACAGCACCTCGTCGTCGGCCGAGTCGACGTCCACGTGCACGTCGCCGAGCGCGGCGAGGTCGACGTCGCGCGCCTTGAGCCTGGTCACGACGGTGGTGCCGGCGTAGCGGGCGGCGGGCGCGACGCCGGTGAGCCGGTCGGCGAGCACCGCGGCCTGCTCCCACGCGGGCTGCACCAGGCCGGACACCGTGCCGACGTGCTGGGCGCAGTCGCCGATGGCGTGCACCCTGGGATCGCTGGTGCGCAGCGCGTCGTCCACGAGGATGCCGCGGTCGACGTCGAGCCCCGCCTCGTCGGCGAGGCTCGTCTCCGCGCGCACGCCCGCCGAGACGACGACCAGGTCCGCGGGGACGTGCGTGCCGTCGTTCAGCTCCAGGCCCTCGCCGGGCGTGTACCCCGTGGCCAGCGCGCCGAGCCGGAACTCGATGCCCAGGCCCTGCAACGTGGTCGCGAGCACCCGGCCCGCGCCCGCGTCGAGCTGCCGTTCCATCAGGTGCCCGACCGGGTGCACCACGGTGACCAGGCAGCCCCGGCCGGCCAGGCCGCGCGCGGCCTCCAGGCCGAGCAGCCCGCCGCCGAGCACCGCGACCGGCGTGCCCGGCGAGGCCTTCGCCACGATCCGGGCGCAGTCGTCCAGGGAGCGGAACGCCACCGCGCCGGGCGCCAGCTCGCCGTTGCCGTCGAGCAGGCCGGGCGTCGGCGGCACCCACGAGCGCGCGCCCGTGGCCAGCACCAACGAGTCGTAGGGAACCTCGGTGTCGCCGACGTGCACCACCCGGCGGGTCCGGTCGATCTTGGTGACCCCGCCGCCCAGCCGCAGGTCGACGTGGTGCTCGGCGGCCCAGTCGGTGTCGTGCAGCCGCACCGCCTCGGGCGTGAGCGACCCCGCCACCACGCTGGACAACAGCACCCGGTTGTAGGCGTGGTGCGCCTCGTCGCCCAGCACCGTCACCGACACCCGCTCCGCCTTCGGGTCGCGGCGGCGGATCTCGTCGGCCAGCCGGGCGCCGGCCATGCCGTAGCCCACGATGACAACGTTCCTCATACCGACTCCAATCGGACCGCGCACACCTTGAACTCGGGCATCCGGCTGGTCGGGTCCAGCGCCGGGTTGGTCAGCAGGTTGGCCCGACCGTCGCCCGCGTAGTGGAAGGGCAGGAACACCACGTCGATCCGCATGGACGGCACGCAGCGCACCCGCGCCAGGGTCCGGCCGCGCCGCGAGACGACGGCCGCCATCCCGCCGTGGACCAGGCCGGCGCGGGCCGCGGTGTCGGGGTGGACCTCCACGTACGCCTCGGGTTCGGCCCGGTGCAGCTCGGGCACCAGCCGGGTCTGCGCGCCGGACTGGTAGTGCTGGAGCACGCGCCCGGTGGTGGCCTGCAGCGGGAAGTCGGCGTCGGGCGACTCGACCGGCCCGCGGTGCTCGACCGGCACGAACCTCGCCCGCCCGTCGGGGTGGGCGAAGCGGTCGAGGAACGTGCGGGGCGTGCCGCCCTCCACGACGGGCCAGTGCAAGGCTTCCCCTCGACGCAGGCGCTCGTAGGTCACTCCCGAGTAATCTGCGACACCGCCCTTGGAAGCGACTCGGAGTTCTTCGAACACCGCTTCGGGTTCACTTGGAAAGCGCTCGGCCGGTTGGCCCAGCCGGGTGGCCAGCCCTTGCAGCACGTCCAAGTCGCTGCGCACGCCCTCGGGCGGGGCCACGGCTCGTTGGCGGAGCAGGACGCGGCCTTCGAGGTTGGTCATCGTGCCGCTCTCCTCGGCCCACTGCGTGACCGGCAGCACGACGTCGGCGACCGCGGCCGTCTCCGACAGCACCAGGTCGGCCACGACCAGCAGGTCCAGCGCCCCCAGCCGGTCGGCGACGTGCTGCGAGCGGGGCGCGGAGACGATCATGTTGCTGCCGAACACCAGCAGCGCCTTCGGGCCGTTCGGCTGACCGAGGGCGTCGAGGAGCTCGTAGGCGGAACGGCCGGGTCCGGGCAGGTCGTCCACGCCCCAGACGTCCATGATGTGCGCGCGGGCCGCCGGGTCGTCGATCCTGCGGTAGCCGGGGAGCTGGTCGGCCTTCTGGCCGTGCTCGCGCCCGCCCTGGCCGTTGCCCTGGCCGGTGAGGCAGCCGTAGCCGGAGTACTTGCGGCCGGGCAGGCCCAGCGCCAGCGCCAGGTTGATCCACGCCGACACGGTGTCCGCGCCGCTGGCGTGCTGCTCGGTGCCGCGGCCGGTGAGGACGTAGGCGTTGTGCGCCTCGGCCAGGATGCGGACCGCCGCCCGCTGGTCGGCGACCGGCACGCCGGTGACCCGCTCGACCCGTTCCGGCCACCACGTGGCGGCGATGCGCCAGGCGTCGTCGAAGCCGGTCGTGCGCTCGTCCAGGTACTGCCGGTCGAGGTAGCCGTCGGCGACCGCGGTGTGCAGGAGGCCGAGCGCGAGCGCGAGGTCCGTGCCGGGAGCCGGCTGGAGGTGCACGGTGGCCAGTTCGGCGGTCGGCGTGCGCCGGGGGTCGATGACGATCAACTCGGCGTTCTTGAGGTGCTGCACGAACGGCGGCATGGTCTCCGCCGGGTTGCCGCCGACCAGCAGGATCGCGTCCGCGCGGTCGAGGTCGGTCACCGGGAACGGCATGCCCCGGTCCAGCCCGAACGCCTCCAGGCCCGCGGCGGCGGCGCTGGACATGCAGAACCGGCCGTTGTAGTCGATCTGGGAGGTGCCCAGGGCGACCCGGGCGAACTTGCCCAGCAGGTACGACTTCTCGTTGGTCAGCCCGCCGCCGCCGAACACGCCGACCGAGTCGGGGCCGTGGGCGTCGCGGAGGTCCCGCAGCGTGGCCGCGACCAGGTCGAGCGCCTCGTCCCAGGTGGCCGGCCGCAGCTCACCGTCGCGGCGGACCAGCGGCGTGGTCAGGCGGGACGGCGAGGTGAGCAGCTCGGCCGACGTCCAGCCCTTCTGGCACAGCCCGCCGCGGTTGGTCGGGAACTCGCGCGGCGACACCTTGCCGTTGTCGATGGACATCGCGCACTGCAACGCGCAGTACGGGCAGTGCGTGTCGACGCTCGTGTCGATGCTCGCGGAGGCGGTCACGAGCCCGACGGTAAGAAGCGGCTGTTAACGGCAGGACGTGGAATGTTTCGTCCACGCGAACTTCACAGCTCAGGGCCCGTGCGGCGGAGGTGAGTTCACAGCAGGTCGACGACGAGCGCCACCGTCCGCTCCAGTCCCGCGAGAGATTGTCTGCTCGAACGGGGGTGCAGGGCGTGGACAGCGAGCCGGAACAGGGTGGCTCGCAGGAGGATTTGCGGCCACTCGTCCAGGTGCGCCCAGCGCTGGAGCAGGCCGTGATCCGCGCCACCCCAGGACAGCGCGTCCACCACGACGACCGCCGCCCCGTACGGCGCGGGCCGCCAGTAGGCGACGAAGTCGATGATCGCCGGGGCCGCGTCGCCCGCGAACAGCACCGTGCCGAACAGGTCGCCGTGGACCACCTGGGGCTTGAGCGTGACGGGCTTGCGGTGGGCGGCGGCGCCGTCGAACAACCGACCGCCCAGGTCCGGGTCGAGGTCGGCCTTCTCCTCGTCCCACGCGCAGCGGTCGGCGGTGGCGAACAGGTCGGTGCGGGCGTCCAGGAAGCGGGGCCTGGGCAGGTCGGCGGTCGCCCGGTGGAGCTTGACCGCCACGTCCACGACCTCGTCGTGCCTCGGCTCGGCCCGGCCGGAGAGGTACTTGGTCGCCGCCCACCCGCCGACGACGTACCGGCCGTCGGTGGAGCGCAGGGGCCGGGCGACGCGCAGGTGCTCGACGTCGAGCACGTCGAGGGTCTTGGCGACCCAGGTGGCCTCGGCCGGCTTGCCCGCGGGCCGGATGGCCGCGTCACCGCACCGCCACACCGGGCCGCCGTCGATCAGCTCCGGCTCGGCGTCGCGCGCGCCGAACGCGGCGCGCACGTGCGACGGCGGTGGCTCCGGAGTGGTCACGGCCGGCACGCTACCTGCACCGGGCCTTCGGTTGGTGGACCTGAGGGGTTCGAACACGTGGTGTCCACGCATTCGGCCTAACCGCATTATTGCGGTCTCAGGGGGAACGTGCTGGACGTGACGCGGAACACGTCGCCGTGCGCGGGCCCCGGACGGCCGGGGTCGTGGAGGTTCACCCGGCAGGGTCGGCCGGATGCCGTCGGTGAGCACGCGCCACCCGGTCCACGCGATCGACCGCGTCCCGCCGCGCCGCCCGGCCCTGCCGGGGACCGTGGTGTGAGCGGCTCCGGGTGACCCCGCACGACCAAGAACAGGGGCCCCTGGGCGGGGACCCCTGTTCGGCGTCGTCGGTCAGGTGCTGGTCAGTAGGTCGGCAACGAGGGGTCGACCTCGCGGGCCCAGGCGAGCACGCCGCCGCCCACGTGCACGGCGTCCTTGAAGCCGGCCTGGTGCAGCACGGCCAGCGCCTCGGCCGAGCGGGCGCCCGACTTGCAGTGCAGGACGACCTGCTTGTCCTGCGGCAGCTCGGCGAACGCCTCGCCGGACAGGATCCGGTCCTTCGGGATCAGCACCGAGCCCGGGATCTTCACGATCTCGTACTCGTGCGGCTCGCGGACGTCCACCAGCAGGAAGTCCTCGCCGCTGTCCTGCTTCTGCTTCAGCTCCAGCGGCGTGATCGTGTTGCCCGCCGCGGCCTGCTGGGCGTCGTCGGACACCACGCCGCAGAACGCCTCGTAGTCGATCAGCTCGGTGATCTTCGGGCTCTCCGGGTCCTTGCGGATCTTGATGGTCCGGTAGGACATCTCCAGGGCGTCGTAGACCATGAGCCGGCCGAGCAGCGGGTCGCCGATGCCGGTCAGCAGCTTGATCGCCTCGGTCACCATGATCGAGCCGATCGACGCGCACAGCACGCCCAGCACCCCGCCCTCGGCGCACGACGGCACCATGCCGGGCGGCGGCGGCTCGGGGTAGAGGTCGCGGTAGTTCAGGCCCTGGCCGTTCGGCGCGTCCTCCCAGAAGACGCTGACCTGGCCCTCGAACCGGAAGATCGAACCCCACACGTACGGCTTGCCCAGCAGCACGGCCGCGTCGTTGACCAGGTACCGGGTGGCGAAGTTGTCCGTGCCGTCCAGGATCAGGTCGTAGTCGCGGAAGATGTCGAGCGCGTTCTCCGAGTTCAGGTGGGTCTGGTGCAGCACCACCTTCACGAACGGGTTGATCTCGGCCACCGAGTCCCGCGCCGACTCCGCCTTCGGCTTGCCGATGTCGGACTGGCCGTGGATGACCTGCCGCTGGAGGTTCGACTCGTCGACGATGTCGAAGTCGATCACGCCCAGCGTGCCGACGCCCGCCGCCGCCAGGTAGAGCAGGGCCGGGCTGCCCAGCCCGCCGGCTCCGACGACCAGGACCTTCGCGTTCTTCAGCCGCTTCTGCCCGTCGACCCCGACATCCGGGATGATCAGGTGGCGGCTGTAGCGCGCTACTTCTTCCTTGGTCAGCTCCGCTGCGGGCTCCACGAGCGGCGGAAGCGCCATCTGAGTCCTCCTCGACGAAACATGTCCTGTACCGACGGACAACACCAGCCTGCCCGTCCGTCTTCCCGGATGGGAAGTCGTCCCAAGGCGCGGGACGGCTGTTACTGCGGTGCGACCGGGAACGGGTTGGGCGTGCAGACCAGGCCGTTCGCCTCCACGGCGTAGCGGTTGGAGGAGTCGACCGAGTTCAGCTGGGCGACGTAGTCGTTGGCCACCCCGAACGACTGCTGCATCATCACCGGCGCGGCCTTGCCGTTCTCCTTGCAGCCCTCGTGCGGGTTGCGCAGCACGTGACCGACCTCGTGGTTGATCGCGTAGGTCCGGTAGGCGCTGATGTCGTTGCCGTAGACCTTCGCGCCGCGCACCCACCGGGCGGCGTTGATGACGACCCGCTTGGTCCCCGAGTGCCAGCACGACGACTCGAACTGGATCTGGAAGCCGCACAGGGCGTGCGTGGTGCCGGTGGTGGTCAAGCTCACGACGAAGTCGACCGGTTCGCCCTCGACGCGCTGCATGGACGCCTGGCCCGTGCCGATCCAGCTGCGCGGGTCGGCCAGGATGCCGTCGACCGTGCGGGCGAACGCGTCCCGGTCGCCGTTGTAGTCCGCCGGCTCGACGCCGTCCTCGACGGCGATCTGGTAGCGGTACAGCTTGCCGCCGCTGCCGACCTGCGGGGTGGTGCCCGGGATCACGGCGAACGTGCCCGCGCCCTGCTCGGAGAACTTCGGCCCGTCCGGGAGCTGCGCGGTCGGGAAGTTCTTCAGGTCGATGTCGGCCGGCGGCTTCTCGGTCGCCTCGGGCGGCCCGGCGGAGGTCGTCGTCGACTGCGCGATGGCCGGCTGACCGGTGCCCGGGTCGCCGCCCGCGCCGGTCGACGGCGCGGCCGTGTCCAGCACGACCAGGGCCGTGAGCACGAGCAGGACGGGGATGGCGTAGATCCGCCAGCCGTAGCCCGCGACCAGGCCCTTCACGCCCCGACGGCGCTTGCGCCGCCGCCGACCGGTCGGTTCCCAGGACGCGGCCAGCGGCTCGGCGCCGGTGCGGCGCGTGCCGCGGCGGTAGCGGTCTTCGGACAGCGACGGCCGGTCATCGGCGGACGGCGGCGTGTCACGCGCGCCCTGCGACGTCCGGTTCACGGCGACCAGGGTGCCACAACCGCACCCGGATGGCGGATTCCAGGTGACCTGTGCGTCACCACTCGTGTCGCTCGACCGCCTCCCACATGCCCACCACGGCACGGGCCACGGACACCGGCCGTTCCATCTGCGCCACGTGCCCGGTGCGCGGCAGCGCGAGCAGCCGGCCGCGCGGGATCAGCCGGGCCACCCGCGGCGCCTTGCGCACGCTGACCAGCCGGTCCTCCGTGCCCCACACGACCAGCGTGGGCGCGCTGATCTTCGGCGGCAGCAGCCACATCGACTTCTTCCGCGGCACCAGCCACGACCGGATCAGGTCGATGGTGCTGGCGCTGAGCGCGTTGCCCGCCCACGCCTGCGCGGACCGCTCGGTGTACTCCTGCTCGCTCTGCTCGATGCGGTGCGCCGGCACCGTGCCCGGGTCGGCGAAGCACAGCCGCAGCATCTGGTGGGTCCGCTCACGCGGCGTGACCAGCGCCAACTGCTCGCGCACCCGCGCGCCGACGACCGGCAGGAACGCCAGCGGCAGCCGCCGGTCCGACACGCGGCGCAGGCTCAGCCGCAGGTCCGGCACGGCGGGTGAGACGAGGGTCAGCGTGCGCACCAGGTCGGGCCGGGTGGAGGCGACCATCAACGTGATCGCGCCGCCCATGGAGTTGCCGAACAGGTGCACGGGACCCCCGCCGAGCGACTCGACGTACTCGGCGACCAGGCGCGCGTGCGTGGCCATCCGGAAGTCGTAGCCGTCGATCGGCTCGGAGCGGCCGAACCCGGGCAGGTCCAGCGCGTGGCCCTCGACGCGCTCGCGCAGTTGGGCGGCCAGGTCGGTCCAGTTGGTCGACGAGCCGCCCAGCCCGTGCACGTAGACGGCCTTCTCGGCGGCCGGCCCGGGGGTGCGGCGGACGTGCACCCGGTGCCCGCCGACCTCGACGTAGTCACCAGGCCACGGCTCGATCGTTGTGTCCAGCGGAGGTAGCGGCGCGGCGGACAGGGGCACGTGCGTGATGGCGGTTCGGCGCGCCTCCAGCGTCTCGGTCACCACCCCAGGATGCCTGGCCTGGCGTCCTACGAAACGAGAAGCTTTCCCGGAACGCTGCTACCAGCGAGTAAGGTTGCCGGCGAGCCGGAAGGGCAACCCCTTTCCCGGTTCCGCGAAGTGATTGGTCGGCTGGAGGCACCATGACGGAGACGGCCCAGACTGCGGTCGGGCACCACGGCGGCGCGGCGGGGCGGGGTGTACGGCTCCCACGGACCGCCCGGCGTGCCCAGTTGCTGGCCGCGGCGCAGGACGTGTTCGTGACCAACGGCTACCACGCCGCCGCGATGGACGAGATCGCCGAGCGCGCGGGGGTCAGCAAACCGGTCCTCTACCAGCACTTCCCCGGCAAGCTCGAGCTGTACATGGCGCTGCTGGAGTCCCACGTGGACGAGCTGGTGAACCGCGTGCGCGGCGCGCTGGCGTCCACGACGGACAACAAGCAGCGGGTGAAGGCCGCGGTGGCCGCGTTCTACGACTTCGTGGACGGCGAGGGCCAGGCGTTCCGGATGGTGTTCGAGTCGGACCTGCGCGGTGAGCCGGCGGTGGCGCGCGCCGTGGAGCGGGCGACGACCGACAGCGTGGAGGCCATCACCGACACGATCACCGCCGACGCGGGCCTGGACGAGCACCGGGCCCGGCTGCTCGCCGTCGGCCTGGTGGGGTTGTCGCAGGTGACGGCCCGTGCGTGGCTGGCGGACGACCGGAAGCTCGCCAAGGAGGACGCGATCGCCCTGATCTCGAACCTGGCCTGGCGCGGCATCGGCGGCGGCTTCCCGCTCCAGCACTGAACGGGCCGGTGAGGGCCGTCCCCGACGACGGCCCTCACCGTGCGTTCACAGCAGCGCGGTGATGTGTGCTGTGACCTCGTCCGCCCGTTCCAAGGGCAGCATGTGGCCGGCGCCCGGGTGGATCACCAGCTCGGCGTGCGGCAGCTCGTCGGCCAGCACGCGGGCGTGGCGCAGGGGTGTCAGCCGGTCCCGCGCGCCCGCCAGCACGACCGCCGGGACGCCCGCCAGCCCGGCCAGCGCCTTGCGCCGGTCGTGCTCGTCCAGCGAGTCGCGGAACCCGACCATGCTCACCGGGTGGCACCGGCCGACCATCGCGGCCGTCAGCGCGACGTGCCGCCACGACGGCCGCTTGCCGAACAGCAGCCACCGCAGCCCCGGCCGGGCCACCTCGGTGCGCTTGAGCAGCTCGGCCCGCCGCAACCGGGCGATCCGCCGGTTCGCCGCCTTCTCCCCCGCCACGAACGCCCGGCCGAACGGCCCCGGCAGCCCCAGCGTCGACCCGGCCAGTTCACCCGAAGAGGTGGCGACCAGGACGACGCCGGCGACGCGGTCGAGCAGCGAGGGGTGCTGCTCGGCCAACGCCATGATCGTCATGCCGCCCATCGAGTGACCGGCCAGCACGAGCCGCCCGGTCGGCACCCGCGCCGCGAGCAGCTCGGCCAGGTCGTCCGCGCACTGCGCGATCGTGGCCGTCCCGGGCGGCGCGGGGGCCGAGCCGCCGTGACCGCGGTGGTCGTACCGCAGCACGCGCCCCGGCAGCCCGGCCGCCACCTCGTCCCAGGACGTGTGGTCCAACGTCCAGCCGTGCAGCAGCACGGTGGTCACGTCGGCGTCACGCGGCCCCGTGTCCACGACGTGCAGCGCCGTGCCGTCGGAGGTCGCGAACCCCCGGTCGGCCTGCCGGGGTGCGATCGTCCGGGCGCTCATCCGAGCAGGAACGACCGGCGCCAGGCACGCATGCCGGGCTTGCCGACCAGGCCGACCTCGTCCAGGAACTTCATGATCCGCTCACCCGACCAGCGGATGCTCTCCTGCCAGTGCGGGTTGCCCAGCGCCGCCTTGTGCGCCTGCTCCTTGTCCAG is a window from the Saccharothrix saharensis genome containing:
- a CDS encoding MFS transporter; the encoded protein is MSTVVETKSVAPQAKRGGRWIEHWEPEDPSFWEATGKRIARKNLFFSILAENLGFTVWSLMSIVVVSLGSVGFSFSVGQTFWLLIVPNLVGAVLRIPYTFAVPRFGGRAWTTISAGLLLIPTTMLAVAVSNPGTPYWFFLLTSAAMGFGGGNFSSSMANISFFYPEGKKGLALGLNAAGGNLGVAMVQLVVPIVISLGTGINLAYAALFWMPFIIVSSVCSWFLMDSLAQAKPDGSSYKKAMSNKHTWVMSFLYIGTFGSFIGFSFAFPSLIKLSFVDYKSFVGLAFLGALIGSVSRPFGGWLADRFGGARISMAVFLGLAVGTVSLLVSIEVRSFALFFGSFIALFVLAGVGNGSTYRMIPAIFAAQTDDLRSAKRQAAAVVGIAGAVGAFGGVLVNLVFKFSLEGSKTLAPALTAFLVFYGLCMATTWWFYMRRRVFARVPSLAYAGV
- a CDS encoding FAD-dependent oxidoreductase, which codes for MRNVVIVGYGMAGARLADEIRRRDPKAERVSVTVLGDEAHHAYNRVLLSSVVAGSLTPEAVRLHDTDWAAEHHVDLRLGGGVTKIDRTRRVVHVGDTEVPYDSLVLATGARSWVPPTPGLLDGNGELAPGAVAFRSLDDCARIVAKASPGTPVAVLGGGLLGLEAARGLAGRGCLVTVVHPVGHLMERQLDAGAGRVLATTLQGLGIEFRLGALATGYTPGEGLELNDGTHVPADLVVVSAGVRAETSLADEAGLDVDRGILVDDALRTSDPRVHAIGDCAQHVGTVSGLVQPAWEQAAVLADRLTGVAPAARYAGTTVVTRLKARDVDLAALGDVHVDVDSADDEVLCFQDPARGRYAKLVLRDDRVTGAIVLGAPDAAAAITQLYDRGLPAPTDRLALLLGRALPAENVASPADLPAAAVVCRCNTVSKGQLVGAWRAGATTLSSIAEVTRAGTGCGGCKDAVCGIVDWLAASQPQSA
- a CDS encoding molybdopterin oxidoreductase family protein, whose product is MTASASIDTSVDTHCPYCALQCAMSIDNGKVSPREFPTNRGGLCQKGWTSAELLTSPSRLTTPLVRRDGELRPATWDEALDLVAATLRDLRDAHGPDSVGVFGGGGLTNEKSYLLGKFARVALGTSQIDYNGRFCMSSAAAAGLEAFGLDRGMPFPVTDLDRADAILLVGGNPAETMPPFVQHLKNAELIVIDPRRTPTAELATVHLQPAPGTDLALALGLLHTAVADGYLDRQYLDERTTGFDDAWRIAATWWPERVERVTGVPVADQRAAVRILAEAHNAYVLTGRGTEQHASGADTVSAWINLALALGLPGRKYSGYGCLTGQGNGQGGREHGQKADQLPGYRRIDDPAARAHIMDVWGVDDLPGPGRSAYELLDALGQPNGPKALLVFGSNMIVSAPRSQHVADRLGALDLLVVADLVLSETAAVADVVLPVTQWAEESGTMTNLEGRVLLRQRAVAPPEGVRSDLDVLQGLATRLGQPAERFPSEPEAVFEELRVASKGGVADYSGVTYERLRRGEALHWPVVEGGTPRTFLDRFAHPDGRARFVPVEHRGPVESPDADFPLQATTGRVLQHYQSGAQTRLVPELHRAEPEAYVEVHPDTAARAGLVHGGMAAVVSRRGRTLARVRCVPSMRIDVVFLPFHYAGDGRANLLTNPALDPTSRMPEFKVCAVRLESV
- a CDS encoding TIGR02569 family protein; this translates as MTTPEPPPSHVRAAFGARDAEPELIDGGPVWRCGDAAIRPAGKPAEATWVAKTLDVLDVEHLRVARPLRSTDGRYVVGGWAATKYLSGRAEPRHDEVVDVAVKLHRATADLPRPRFLDARTDLFATADRCAWDEEKADLDPDLGGRLFDGAAAHRKPVTLKPQVVHGDLFGTVLFAGDAAPAIIDFVAYWRPAPYGAAVVVVDALSWGGADHGLLQRWAHLDEWPQILLRATLFRLAVHALHPRSSRQSLAGLERTVALVVDLL
- the moeZ gene encoding adenylyltransferase/sulfurtransferase MoeZ, whose product is MALPPLVEPAAELTKEEVARYSRHLIIPDVGVDGQKRLKNAKVLVVGAGGLGSPALLYLAAAGVGTLGVIDFDIVDESNLQRQVIHGQSDIGKPKAESARDSVAEINPFVKVVLHQTHLNSENALDIFRDYDLILDGTDNFATRYLVNDAAVLLGKPYVWGSIFRFEGQVSVFWEDAPNGQGLNYRDLYPEPPPPGMVPSCAEGGVLGVLCASIGSIMVTEAIKLLTGIGDPLLGRLMVYDALEMSYRTIKIRKDPESPKITELIDYEAFCGVVSDDAQQAAAGNTITPLELKQKQDSGEDFLLVDVREPHEYEIVKIPGSVLIPKDRILSGEAFAELPQDKQVVLHCKSGARSAEALAVLHQAGFKDAVHVGGGVLAWAREVDPSLPTY
- a CDS encoding DUF3152 domain-containing protein, which translates into the protein MNRTSQGARDTPPSADDRPSLSEDRYRRGTRRTGAEPLAASWEPTGRRRRKRRRGVKGLVAGYGWRIYAIPVLLVLTALVVLDTAAPSTGAGGDPGTGQPAIAQSTTTSAGPPEATEKPPADIDLKNFPTAQLPDGPKFSEQGAGTFAVIPGTTPQVGSGGKLYRYQIAVEDGVEPADYNGDRDAFARTVDGILADPRSWIGTGQASMQRVEGEPVDFVVSLTTTGTTHALCGFQIQFESSCWHSGTKRVVINAARWVRGAKVYGNDISAYRTYAINHEVGHVLRNPHEGCKENGKAAPVMMQQSFGVANDYVAQLNSVDSSNRYAVEANGLVCTPNPFPVAPQ
- a CDS encoding alpha/beta fold hydrolase; this encodes MTETLEARRTAITHVPLSAAPLPPLDTTIEPWPGDYVEVGGHRVHVRRTPGPAAEKAVYVHGLGGSSTNWTDLAAQLRERVEGHALDLPGFGRSEPIDGYDFRMATHARLVAEYVESLGGGPVHLFGNSMGGAITLMVASTRPDLVRTLTLVSPAVPDLRLSLRRVSDRRLPLAFLPVVGARVREQLALVTPRERTHQMLRLCFADPGTVPAHRIEQSEQEYTERSAQAWAGNALSASTIDLIRSWLVPRKKSMWLLPPKISAPTLVVWGTEDRLVSVRKAPRVARLIPRGRLLALPRTGHVAQMERPVSVARAVVGMWEAVERHEW
- a CDS encoding TetR/AcrR family transcriptional regulator, coding for MTETAQTAVGHHGGAAGRGVRLPRTARRAQLLAAAQDVFVTNGYHAAAMDEIAERAGVSKPVLYQHFPGKLELYMALLESHVDELVNRVRGALASTTDNKQRVKAAVAAFYDFVDGEGQAFRMVFESDLRGEPAVARAVERATTDSVEAITDTITADAGLDEHRARLLAVGLVGLSQVTARAWLADDRKLAKEDAIALISNLAWRGIGGGFPLQH
- a CDS encoding alpha/beta fold hydrolase, which gives rise to MSARTIAPRQADRGFATSDGTALHVVDTGPRDADVTTVLLHGWTLDHTSWDEVAAGLPGRVLRYDHRGHGGSAPAPPGTATIAQCADDLAELLAARVPTGRLVLAGHSMGGMTIMALAEQHPSLLDRVAGVVLVATSSGELAGSTLGLPGPFGRAFVAGEKAANRRIARLRRAELLKRTEVARPGLRWLLFGKRPSWRHVALTAAMVGRCHPVSMVGFRDSLDEHDRRKALAGLAGVPAVVLAGARDRLTPLRHARVLADELPHAELVIHPGAGHMLPLERADEVTAHITALL